Proteins from one Triticum aestivum cultivar Chinese Spring chromosome 7A, IWGSC CS RefSeq v2.1, whole genome shotgun sequence genomic window:
- the LOC123148172 gene encoding DNA-directed RNA polymerase III subunit RPC6-like, translating to MPPRKRPLEPSSGMPAQPDAKPVISPASKSTSAPAPAPASAPEILPASILNNLPGPEREVYKRIYEAGNKGMWSQDIRYAMKLAAPTLTKLTRALVQRGILKEVTDVRHRGKKVFMDARIEPSPEITGGTWYHNGQLDTDAVAAVRRRCLDQIDRLGAATPDMVHKGVEREDPRAGYAIDQIRDILQTMALDRVLEECRSTGEGEFSAVRAGRVCYRRGGAPQGGMIEGIPCGVCPRIDECSPDGVISPTTCVYYKKWLQMDF from the coding sequence ATGCCGCCGCGGAAGCGCCCGCTGGAACCGTCCTCGGGCATGCCAGCCCAACCGGATGCCAAGCCCGTCATTTCTCCGGCCTCCAAATCCacctccgcccccgcccccgcccccgcctccgCGCCGGAGATCCTGCCTGCCTCCATCCTCAACAACCTCCCGGGGCCGGAGCGGGAGGTCTACAAGCGCATCTACGAGGCGGGCAACAAGGGAATGTGGAGCCAGGACATCCGCTACGcgatgaagctcgccgccccgaccctcaccaAGCTCACCCGCGCCCTCGTCCAGCGGGGCATCCTCAAGGAGGTCACGGATGTCCGCCACCGCGGGAAGAAGGTCTTCATGGACGCCCGCATCGAGCCCTCCCCCGAGATCACCGGCGGAACCTGGTATCACAACGGCCAGCTCGATACCGACGCCGTGGCGGCCGTGCGCCGCAGGTGCCTGGACCAGATTGACAGGCTCGGCGCTGCCACCCCGGACATGGTCCACAAGGGCGTCGAGAGGGAAGACCCCAGGGCAGGGTACGCTATCGACCAGATCAGGGACATCCTGCAGACCATGGCGCTTGACAGGGTGCTGGAGGAGTGCAGGAGCACAGGGGAGGGGGAGTTTAGCGCTGTCAGAGCCGGGAGGGTGTGCTACCGGCGGGGTGGCGCGCCGCAGGGCGGCATGATAGAAGGGATTCCATGTGGGGTTTGTCCCAGGATCGATGAGTGCTCGCCGGATGGGGTCATCTCGCCAACCACTTGCGTCTACTACAAGAAGTGGCTGCAGATGGACTTCTAG